Below is a genomic region from Ferribacterium limneticum.
TTCGAGCAACAGCTTGATGTTGTGCTCGCTGGACAGCGAGGCGCCGATATCGTTGAGCTGCTCCAGGCGGCGAAACAGGTCGTCCGAAGTTTCCATGAAAGGGAGTTCCAGTCAGAACTCAAAAATCTGGTTGTTTTGCAGCATGCCGGGCGAGAACGCCTGAAGACAGCGGTTGATTTCTTCCATGGTGACCTCGACCTGCCCGGGTTTCAGGTGCGAAATATGGATAGCGCAGGGGTGCGTCAATTTCTTCAATTCTGCCGCCAGGACATCCGGCCAATAGTGCTTCGACAACTCAGCCAAACGTGCCTCGTGGTTGGGAAAGGCGCATTCGATGATCAGGTGACGCAGGTTGGGAATGGCGTTGACGGCCAGCCAGAACGCGTCGCTTGGCCCGGTATCGCCAGAAAACGCCACACTGGCGGTACCAGAATCGAGGCAATAGCCAACAGCCGGCACGGTGTGACTGGCGGGCAGCGCCGAAACGTTACGCCCGGCCAGAGAAATCGTCTCCGCCAGTTCAATGCTGCGATAGCGCATGAAGGGCTGCTCGGCAGAGGGGACCTCCGAAAAATCAGGCCAGATCGCCCAGTTGAAAATATGCTTGCGCAGGCTGTCGAGCACCGCCTCCGTGCCGTAGACCGTCAGCGGCTTGTCGCGGCGATCAGCTACGGTATCGATCATCATCGGCAATGCGGCAATGTGATCAAGGTGGGCATGGGTCAGGAATACGTGGTCAATGGCCGCCAGTTCCGCTATCGATAATTCGCCGACGCCAGTACCGGCGTCGATCAGAATGTCGTGGTCAACGAGAAACGACGTGGTTCTCTGGTGTCTGCCACCGATGCCACCACTGCAGCCGAGTACGCGGAGCTTCATGCTTGTTGGGCCTGCCGATAAGTTGGGCCGCCCCTCGGGTCGCCCGGGTGCTGGCCGACTCGGATTGTAACCCTGCGATCCCCGCCCGGCCCAGTCAGAGGCCAAAAAACTGCGTTTTCAGCCCTTCAGGAAAAACTCCATCTTGATGCCGGCGATCTCGATGACATCATGGTCACCCAGCGGCACAGCCTGGGCATCGAGCGCCTTGCCATTGACGATGGGGAACTGGCGTCCTTCGACATGCGTAATGAAATAGCCATGCGGCCGCTTGGCAATCACCGCCACTTGCAAGCCAGGCTTGCCCAGGGTCGTCAGCGTCTTAGTCAGATCCAACTCCTTGCCGGCATTCGGGCCGTTGAGGAGTTGTATGGCGGCCGCCATGCCGGGTACTGGCGCCTTGGGCTGGGAAGCCATGCCGATACTGGATCGGGACATATTTTCCGTCGGCGCCAGTTGCAGTTCGGAGGGCAGCTTCAGCGAGCCCGAACGGATCGCCGCATTCTTTTCAAAATCGCTGGCCGCAGCACCGGCCTGCAGATCGGCCATGTATTTCAGCTTGTATTTGCCCAGTTCGATGATGTCGTTGTTGCGCAGGAAGTGCTTCTTGATCGGCTGACCATTGACCAGCGTGCCATTGGTGCTGTTCAGGTCCTCAAGGAAGGAGTCGGCAAGAATGGTGACGACCACGGCATGCTCGCCGGAGATCGCCAGATTATCGATCTGGATGTCGTTCTGCGGCTTGCGACCAATGGTCAAACGCTC
It encodes:
- a CDS encoding 3',5'-cyclic-nucleotide phosphodiesterase; the protein is MKLRVLGCSGGIGGRHQRTTSFLVDHDILIDAGTGVGELSIAELAAIDHVFLTHAHLDHIAALPMMIDTVADRRDKPLTVYGTEAVLDSLRKHIFNWAIWPDFSEVPSAEQPFMRYRSIELAETISLAGRNVSALPASHTVPAVGYCLDSGTASVAFSGDTGPSDAFWLAVNAIPNLRHLIIECAFPNHEARLAELSKHYWPDVLAAELKKLTHPCAIHISHLKPGQVEVTMEEINRCLQAFSPGMLQNNQIFEF
- a CDS encoding FHA domain-containing protein — translated: MAKLILSMDGLVLKEIQLNQERLTIGRKPQNDIQIDNLAISGEHAVVVTILADSFLEDLNSTNGTLVNGQPIKKHFLRNNDIIELGKYKLKYMADLQAGAAASDFEKNAAIRSGSLKLPSELQLAPTENMSRSSIGMASQPKAPVPGMAAAIQLLNGPNAGKELDLTKTLTTLGKPGLQVAVIAKRPHGYFITHVEGRQFPIVNGKALDAQAVPLGDHDVIEIAGIKMEFFLKG